One genomic segment of Arachis duranensis cultivar V14167 chromosome 4, aradu.V14167.gnm2.J7QH, whole genome shotgun sequence includes these proteins:
- the LOC107485093 gene encoding putative F-box protein At5g44220: MEGKQMGMNDILPPELIHRIFLRVPAKDLFHLRFVSKLWHSLISDRDFVESHYNLYSAASSHSYFFLVKDTTKSACFVEFDTLFDVAAAPTTLRALPKSMGTWKQQFYGLFLHGAIHWLCYSSKDYIDDGILIFDLKEKSFSKISMPKQLVGCSPIDLTILGGRLAMYSYHNHITEIWVMKEYKVRFGKYVVSERVLNYSPFSLSHYHYYYESYCVHEDSLLPLPGDIKDKDKKKKTVQSYGED, translated from the exons ATGGAAGGGAAGCAGATGGGCATGAATGACATCCTCCCTCCGGAGCTCATTCACCGAATCTTTCTAAGGGTACCTGCCAAAGACTTGTTTCACCTCAGATTCGTTTCAAAACTTTGGCACTCTCTCATTTCCGATCGAGACTTTGTAGAATCGCATTACAACCTCTACTCTGCCGCATCTTCCCATTCGTACTTCTTCTTGGTAAAAGACACTACTAAAAGTGCTTGCTTTGTTGAGTTCGACACGCTATTTGATGTTGCAGCAGCACCAACGACACTCAGAG CGCTCCCCAAATCCATGGGCACGTGGAAGCAGCAATTTTATGGGTTATTCTTACATGGCGCTATTCATTGGTTGTGTTACTCTAGTAAAGATTACATTGATGATGGTATTCTTATCTTTGATTTGAAGGAAAAGAGTTTCTCAAAGATATCTATGCCAAAACAACTCGTAGGGTGTTCTCCCATCGATCTCACCATATTAGGAGGGCGCCTTGCCATGTATTCGTATCACAACCATATAACTGAGATATGGGTTATGAAAGAATATAAAGTGCG GTTTGGCAAATATGTTGTCAGTGAAAGGGTTCTAAATTattctcctttttctctttctcattatcattattaCTATGAAAGTTACTGTGTACATGAAGATAGTCTCTTGCCATTGCCCGGTGACATTAAGgataaggataaaaagaagaaaactg TCCAGTCTTATGGTGAGGATTAA
- the LOC107485092 gene encoding LOW QUALITY PROTEIN: protein SCAR2-like (The sequence of the model RefSeq protein was modified relative to this genomic sequence to represent the inferred CDS: deleted 1 base in 1 codon), translating into MVQRPEHTASPEKRSEKISRFHIRTEHSLADPELHRAADKDDPEALLEAVAMAGLVGVLRQLGDLAQFAAEIFHDLHEEVMATAARGHSLISRVQQLEAEVPALEKAFLSQTHHHSFFTNGGIEWHPNLQSEQNLVTRGDLPRFIMDSYEECRAPPRLFLLDKFDVAGAGACLKRYTDPSFFKVESSVTTVEVHREKRIRKVKQKKVSQSRNGTKPEVVSSHAKLHQLFLEERIENACNDPARLVKLKKKQLNGSAVDSKTGKSYMEKIFENSSPDHKMVCEASITPHPLKSMFDADDNGITVLEISSLSSVKRSPGYESKRSSPLNEQELELKPYSEVRNGDFVQVHEDVLGGVTHKTPLNHPKVPDERRLVVDEQKNRECILDGYHSDDVTSEVDDYMDALASIEELETEIECRPKKSLFHIQKTSDSNGKEEHQLQAQFSDSQSFGDSLTSEEIDSVDQDRNDECTEVQAQLSDSQSTRSSNASDDSRSSRRVRIAERTQLKTPFSDSQSIGNSSISEIEYMPSNQLDQNVKLQNTHCGGFVMHDKGHVYGEDISGFGPAASVSCLMDSGHSLLSLDPGPLSSMCLPIRTQSGETQSGPVETHQSLEDDEDRKSLVESVMKDDACSIVSSNNKSLDSLDVCDPCVSSNALEDFNDLNLAQEDEYGNHSTITVLQEESANKYSSAISNCGDMGFQGENPIFPSMKTDLNLGTKLALGGRDFNSENGVNEIQHISEDLSPALETPQISNITEELSDFTLNQPDEPHSAESEVFCSEQQSTFEDIQRMLLADEKGGSKVEDDVHIKYLSSLDNNKQDNLVFVNDMSTEKVHSDQAFSALHLVDSAENGASTFNSLSSGFVSSPSRNASDLSSFSSHRNEIKYNEADLTKVYVGLNSEKRVNKLESSSDIISSPAKRLTDLEESTFADSHEKEMKVNEVVPHKYLTALVAPRVVDQLEIGSADIQSNPNRSVPCDPCHSEICNNIQEERIQNLSAVSEMKVVDSSSELESERSESVCLSQNDVQNNKESFSSPSFNQLKPETHSELIVESPVNQRDAEVQLRNDGYHSLEKFQFHHQSSSQLEQLRIHPEEQSSFDFSSKSFLQETSPTKHVMHSLHPMIPELTNNHEEVPPMPPLPPMQWRTSKVQHSSLVSQREEIEATHASLQPIQPVKPDDKSQFGLSTSDRDTILYQNPFLPVMAVESSKLQRSPGFLAGLPEHSVAIPLQFPIMINKSNSQYSYLVMDKSQHQNSFLTLPVVSTSRPPHGYVIASEGETVQSASPEVKDESGESHLMPPTELAASGNDLTSAREHITPRQLTEETSSLEVKTFEQSSIYSERKQGDPSISPMAPPGIEVGQPNDSLLPSKGGTASPLDKSSRTPEFDNKMPNGKPKNKIVRPESPIIDIAAALDRSKLRKVSERIIPPKPPKLDERDSLLEQIRSKSFNLRPAAATRPIMQGPKTNLRVAAILEKANSIRQALAGSDEDDDTDSWSDS; encoded by the exons ATGGTGCAACGGCCAGAACACACAGCGTCTCCGGAGAAAAGATCAGAGAAGATTTCGAGGTTCCACATTCGGACCGAGCACAGCTTGGCCGATCCGGAGCTCCACCGCGCCGCCGATAAGGATGATCCCGAGGCTCTCCTCGAAGCCGTCGCCATGGCTGGACTCGTCGGAGTCCTTCGCCAGCTCGGCGACCTTGCTCA GTTTGCTGCCGAGATCTTCCATGACTTGCATGAAGAAGTAATGGCCACTGCCGCGAGAGGCCACAGTCTTATTTCTCGTGTTCAGCAACTTGAAGCTGAAGTTCCTGCACTCGAGAAAGCTTTTTTGTCacaaactcatcatcattcattcTTTACAAATGGAG GGATTGAATGGCATCCTAATCTCCAATCTGAACAGAATCTTGTTACTCGCGGAGACTTACCTCGATTTATAATGGATTCGTATGAAGAATGTCGTGCTCCCCCAAGGCTGTTCCTTCTAGACAA GTTTGATGTGGCTGGGGCTGGGGCATGTCTGAAGCGGTATACTGATCCATCATTCTTTAAAGTGGAGTCCTCTGTAACAACAGTAGAAGTTCACAGGGAAAAAAGGATTCGTAAGGTCAAG CAGAAGAAAGTATCACAATCAAGGAATGGTACAAAACCTGAAGTTGTCTCATCCCATGCCAA ACTGCACCAGTTATTCCTTGAGGAGCGCATTGAGAATGCTTGCAATGATCCTGCACGTCTTGTGAAGTTGAAGAAAAAACAGTTGAATGGATCGGCAGTAGATTCAAAGACTGGGAAAAGTTACATGGAGAAGATTTTTGAGAATTCCTCACCAGATCATAAAATGGTTTGTGAAGCCTCAATCACTCCACACCCACTGAAATCAATGTTTGATGCTGATGACAATGGGATTACAGTACTTGAAATCAGTAGTCTTAGCTCTGTGAAAAGGTCACCAGGATATGAAAGCAAAAGATCATCACCACTCAATGAGCAGGAATTAGAACTGAAACCATACTCTGAAGTGAGGAATGGAGATTTTGTGCAAGTGCATGAAGATGTCTTAGGAGGCGTGACACATAAGACGCCTTTAAATCATCCCAAGGTACCTGATGAGAGACGATTGGTAGTTGATGAACAAAAGAACAGAGAATGCATCTTGGATGGTTACCATTCTGATGACGTGACTAGCGAGGTTGACGATTACATGGATGCCTTAGCTTCCATCGAAGAACTGGAAACAGAAATTGAGTGTAGACCAAAGAAAAGCTTATTCCATATTCAAAAGACAAGTGATTCAAATGGCAAAGAAGAACATCAACTGCAAGCTCAATTTTCAGATTCTCAATCATTTGGGGACTCCTTGACATCTGAAGAAATTGATTCAGTTGATCAAGATCGAAATGATGAATGTACCGAAGTGCAAGCTCAGCTGTCAGATTCTCAATCAACACGAAGCTCCAATGCATCAGATGATAGCAGATCATCCAGAAGAGTCAGAATTGCTGAACGCACCCAACTGAAAACTCCGTTTTCAGATTCTCAATCTATTGGAAACTCCTCCATATCAGAGATTGAATATATGCCATCCAACCAGCTTGACCAAAATGTTAAGTTGCAAAATACTCATTGTGGTGGGTTTGTCATGCATGACAAAGGACATGTTTATGGAGAAGATATCTCTGGTTTTGGACCAGCTGCTTCTGTTTCATGTCTAATGGATTCAGGACATTCATTGTTATCTTTAGATCCTGGACCCCTCTCCTCAATGTGCCTCCCTATAAGGACTCAATCTGGTGAAACACAATCTGGCCCTGTTGAAACTCATCAAAGcttagaagatgatgaagacaGGAAGTCACTTGTTGAATCTGTGATGAAAGATGATGCTTGCTCTATTGTTTCTTCCAATAACAAATCTCTGGATAGCTTGGATGTTTGTGATCCATGTGTTAGTTCCAATGCTTTAGAAGATTTTAATGATTTGAACTTGGCACAGGAAGATGAATATGGTAATCATTCTACAATAACAGTATTGCAGGAAGAATCTGCTAATAAATACTCTTCTGCAATTTCGAATTGCGGTGATATGGGTTTTCAAGGAGAGAATCCAATTTTCCCATCCATGAAAACAGACTTGAATTTGGGTACCAAGTTGGCACTTGGTGGCCGAGACTTTAATTCTGAGAATGGTGTAAATGAAATCCAACACATCTCAGAGGATTTGTCTCCTGCTTTGGAGACTCCACAAATAAGTAACATTACAGAGGAACTATCGGATTTTACTCTAAATCAACCGGATGAGCCACATTCCGCAGAATCTGAAGTTTTCTGTTCTGAGCAGCAATCAACTTTTGAAGACATACAAAGGATGCTGCTTGCTGATGAAAAAGGTGGATCCAAAGTTGAAGATGATGTTCATATTAAATATCTGTCTTCTCTTGATAACAATAAGCAGGACAATCTTGTCTTTGTAAATGACATGTCCACTGAAAAGGTTCATTCAGATCAGGCTTTTTCTGCTCTTCATTTGGTTGATAGTGCTGAAAATGGTGCAAGTACTTTTAATTCTCTGTCCTCGGGTTTTGTTTCTTCCCCATCAAGGAATGCTTCAGATTTGAGTTCTTTTAGTTCCCATCGGaatgaaataaaatacaatGAGGCCGATTTGACAAAAGTTTATGTAGGATTGAATTCAGAGAAGAGGGTAAATAAATTGGAATCGTCTTCAGACATCATATCTTCTCCAGCTAAAAGGCTTACAGATTTGGAAGAATCTACATTTGCAGATTCTCATGAGAAAGAGATGAAAGTCAACGAGGTAGTTCCTCACAAATATTTGACAGCCTTAGTGGCACCAAGGGTGGTGGATCAACTTGAAATTGGTTCTGCTGACATACAGTCAAATCCGAACAGATCTGTACCCTGTGATCCATGTCATTCTGAAATATGTAACAATATCCAAGAGGAGAGAATTCAAAATCTTTCTGCTGTCAGTGAAATGAAAGTGGTGGACTCAAGTTCAGAGCTAGAGTCTGAGAGGTCAGAATCTGTATGTCTTTCTCAGAATGATGTACAGAACAACAAAGAGAGTTTCTCATCACCTTCCTTTAACCAGCTGAAGCCAGAAACACATTCAGAGCTGATTGTGGAATCACCGGTTAATCAACGGGATGCAGAAGTTCAGCTCAGAAATGATGGATACCATTCCCTTGagaaatttcaatttcatcaCCAATCTTCAAGTCAGTTGGAACAACTAAGAATCCATCCAGAGGAACAGTCATCATTTGATTTCTCGTCTAAGTCATTTTTGCAGGAGACCAGTCCCACCAAGCATGTCATGCATTCATTGCATCCCATGATTCCGGAGTTAACCAATAATCATGAGGAGGTACCTCCTATGCCCCCTTTACCACCAATGCAGTGGAGAACGAGCAAGGTTCAACATTCTTCCCTAGTTTCACAGAGGGAAGAAATAGAAGCAACTCATGCATCATTGCAACCAATACAGCCAGTTAAACCTGATGATAAGTCTCAGtttggtttatcaacctctgaTAGAGACACTATACTGTATCAAAATCCATTTTTGCCTGTCATGGCTGTGGAAAGCAGTAAACTCCAGCGTTCTCCTGGGTTTTTAGCTGGTTTACCAGAGCATTCAGTTGCTATTCCCTTGCAATTTCCTATCAtgataaataaatcaaatagtCAATATAGTTACCTGGTTATGGATAAAAGCCAACATCAGAACTCATTTTTAACACTACCTGTGGTATCTACGAGCAGGCCTCCACATGGATATGTCATTGCTTCAGAGGGAGAAACGGTACAGAGTGCAAGTCCA GAGGTCAAGGATGAATCTGGAGAATCGCATTTGATGCCACCTACTGAACTTGCTGCTTCTGGAAATGATCTCACCTCAGCAAGAGAACATATCACCCCAAGACAATTAACAGAAGAGACTAGTAGCTTAGAAGTTAAAACATTTGAGCAGTCTTCGATTTACTCAGAAAGGAAACAGGGAGATCCCTCTATCTCACCAATGGCACCACCAGGCATAGAAGTTGGGCAGCCCAATGACAGTCTGTTGCCTTCAAAGGGGGGAACGGCATCGCCATTGGATAAATCTTCCCGAACACCAGAGTTTGATAATAAAATGCCAAATGGAAAGCCGAAGAATAAGATTGTTCGTCCTGAGAGTCCTATAATTGATATTGCTGCTGCTCTTGACAGAAGCAAG CTGAGAAAAGTTTCCGAACGGATTATTCCTCCAAAACCACCCAAGTTAGATGAAAGAGATTCATTGTTAGAGCAGATAAGATCAAAG tccTTCAACTTGAGACCTGCTGCAGCTACACGACCCATCATGCAGGGTCCAAAAACAAATTTGAGGGTTGCTGCCATCTTGGAGAAAGCAAATTCAATTCGCcag GCATTGGCTGGaagtgatgaagatgatgatacAGATAGTTGGAGTGATTCTTGA